The Oncorhynchus masou masou isolate Uvic2021 chromosome 13, UVic_Omas_1.1, whole genome shotgun sequence genomic interval TTTTTACATGTGTCTCCATGTAGAAGCTATAGGGAGTTTATGGCTAGTCTTGGGAAGATCAGACAGGGCTTTTAGTTTGTGCTTGGTTCAGCGTCACAGTTTTCAGTCTTTCAGGCTTTTAGCGGATTGTTGCATTATATACTGCTATAACCTATCTTTGCAATTTCACCTCTCACTGTATCAGGAGTTTAGGTCAACCGTTGGAACGACATAAAACATTTGCCCCTGTAGGCCATTGGCTCAACAGCGTATTATGTCTGTTTTTGGTCAAAAAGGTTATTGAATAAAGGGTTGGGGCACATCACCGTCCCAATGGCCATAGAGAGTCTTAAGTAAAGCCAAAGGACCATCGAAGACCCTGCAATAATATTGTCACTTAAAAATGTCTCACCTGTATTGTTCACTGGCCTCAAGAAAGAGTTTGGGGTTTTTCACCCTCTTATGCACTGACAACCTGTATGGTGTGGTTGTGAGATTATGACCTACACTGTTAGAGTGGAAGCTATGAGGAGCTGAACCAAACAAGATGGATTCTTTGAAATGGGGGTAATCTACTGATTTGGATCAATCTCAGGATAGTTAACACTACTATCACTGGGTGTGTGCAGTTTAGCAGGCCTGACATGACGGGCTTACATTTAGTCCTACGGCAGAGTAGTCTGAAAATTGGATACAAGCTCTACCCACTGGATACACAGATTTGGTGTGTCAAGTGCACTCATGCAGTGGCCTATGAAATCTCAAGTTCCCATTTCCTAGTTCTTGTAAGTTATTTATACTGAACATACACCAAGTCATTATGAAACTACCTTGGGTTTGATTGGCAGGTGCAATATGTAGATGTGAATGGAAGTTTACATTCAGAAGAGaaggttttttgttgttgcttataCTATTGTCAATCAATACCTTCTTTTGTGGTTGGTTACTATAGGATGTCATTTGAAAAAATGTTTGTTGGGGTACATTTTCTTTCCCACCCCATCATATATTTGATTTGACTGTCGTTTTTTTTCTATGTCCTTTTGCTACAAAGCTGGACTTGTATATTGAagatcctttctctctcttgcagACTTTAATAGATGAATCCACACACCTTGGTAATTTCAACCAcaatcttttatttttatgtcAAATGTTTTAGGGTTTTTAAATGTCATTCTTCTATTTCTGATGTCTCAATTCAGTTAATTTTTTTGTTTGGTTTGTAATGTTTTAAGTTTTCAAGAAAAAATCTAAAAAATTATCAAACAACATTTTATTGACTGAAATAAAAATGACACGATATTTGCTAGGTCAGAAGTAATAATGACTTATTGTACATAAGCTTTTTTTCTCCCTTCAAAAAAAAATGGTATATTGTGTAGAAAAGCAAACAAAAAGCCATGAATATAGTGAAGCTTGCCATTTCGTTTTGTGATCACTGTGTATTATTGTGTAACAAATGTGCAAAATGTATGGgattctcttattattattttttacacattttctCCCTGGATGTCTTTTTTTGTTGTAGTGAGTAGTGTTTGCCAGAAAAGTGGTCATTGTTCTGATGGATTTAGATCTATTCCACAGGCTTTGAGCATGAAGGATGTCAAGTTCACGTATGTTTGTTGTATGTTCTATTAGAAACTCAACGCTGTTCAGTGTATTTCTTACTTTGGTTGAGCTCATGCAGACTTCATTTGTGAGGACGTGGCATGGGTCAAAACGCTGACGGACAGTACTACCCCGGGATAGTCATCAAATCCACAGATCTCTctgtgttttgttgatttcaattTCTGTACTGAACTACAGGGCTACCCATGTCTGAAATTACAAGTTAAAAAAGTTACATTTCCTTTGCTTTCTTCCATATTTCTATGAATATGAAAAGGTGACATTTTGTAATGCTCCTGCTTTCCATTGGAACATATAAGTTGTCAAcaaagaaaaatacaaaataaaataaaaagtatttgtttttaatcTAGTGTGCTAGGAGCTGTTGGAGATGAGTGAAATATTGCCCTCGTCACCATTTTGTTCTGGTCAACATCTGTTTTGGGGAATTTTCATGGAGTTATCAAACTGACAACACTATATTGACTGCCATATAAGTGAGTTAAATAATAATGGGGTTGTGTCTAAAACCTTTTAAGGCAGATAAAGCTGCCCATCAGGACAGTGTTCGTTATGGGGTTTACTAATCGTGATGTCATTCTGATGGAGGACTGATCACATTTCCTGGCTACacaaatgtattattttattGGTATAATTTCATTTACTCTTTGGCATTTTAGTTATTGTTGGAAATACAGGTAACTTtttgaaggggagggaggggggatttATTGCAAATCATTTTCTAAATTTGATGTGAATATGCTGAAAGCGTTTCTTTTTATACATATAAAATTAACTGCAATTCCTCAGTTTGAACATTGCATAATGTTGATGTTGTATATTACATTTGTGAGAAAAAAATGACATTGATAATGACTCAATCTGTATCAATTGAATGGACATTGGGGAATGGGTGAAAAGATTAAAATGAATTTTGATCCTATAAAAAAAGcccttttgttttattttgatttCAAATGTAAATCCTGACCTTTTGCACATACTTGATATTTAACTGTcttcaaaaaaacaaaacaaaaatgaaagaATATTGATGCTGTTTGAAAACTGCCAGTTGGTTAATAATGATTATGCATTGACTGAAAAAATAAGCTAATTTTGGAGGAAATAACTTTGTAATATTTATCTCTTGCAAGCTATGTTTAATAAAGGATGGAACGATTTACTTCTGTAGTGTGACTTGTGCTCTGTTAAAGGAAATAACCCCAGTATTTCCTGTGAAGTCACTATAGGGGTAGATGTGAAATGTAAAGTAATTATTTGGCATTGCATACCATTTAAGAGTCTAACCTTTTCAGCATAACAAGCACAAAGCTAACAGGGAAATCTAAAATTCACTCCGAACTAAACACCACACCCTCATTTTCTCAATCAGTCATAAATCATTGTACGTAATATTGGCAAATAACAAAAAATGCTAGGAATAATCGCGCCATCAGGTGGAAGCACTGACCGGGCTATTTTGGGGCGAATGAGAAGAGCATCAATGTCTTGTGAGCTGTTTTTCCTTATTGCCCAGAcagaataattaattaattaacaatTACTACATTTTTTCCTATGATATGGCTCACCACAACTGCTCAAAAACACTAACACATTTTTGAGGGGAAATTGTATCATGGTAGATTAAATTGGAAACATTCCATATCAGTACTTGACAGTAGGGCGGAAAAATTCCTCAGAGAATATGTTTCATGAGACATTCAAGGCCGACGGAACACACGTTTACTCCAGTTGAAAACATCCGGCAGTCTGCACGTGTGGATTTATTCCTAAAATGTTGATGTTCTACAGTATAAGCTACATGTGTCAAGAGAAAAAAAGCAGCATATGTATCATAGCCTGCAGTTTATTAAAAGGCTCAACCTGCACGCTTCATCGTTAGCTTCATCGCTATCAAACCATTTAGGTAACGTTAAGTGGAAACAATACCATGCCAGAATGATACTTAGTGGCGAAATATAGATAGCTAGCTTGAATGCCAGCCAatactaatgttagctagctggctatacaACAACCACAATGCTGCACTGTAGAGGTCACTAAATGGTAGTTAAAATATCACGGCGAGCTAGCTAGATATTTTGCCTGCTAAAGAATGTGATGTAATCATGTGTGAAATTAATTCTCGAGAACTCAGGCCCATACAGCAGTCAATAGGGCAAGGGTGAAATGCAATAGCTACTATAACTAGCTTTCCTATTCTGTATGGACTCCCATGTAGTTATTGTGTGCTAGCTACCTGACTAGTTACTAGCAATTTATAAACAAAGGTAAATTGGGGCCCAAGTGTTGGGAACCCTGTCTCAAATGCTAGTTAGATATCCACAATACTGGCTGCTATGTGCATTTGTGTTTGTTAGGCTACGTCTATATCAGTTTTCTATCATGCATTTAGCTACAGACTCATCACCATGGCTGGAAGAGGCAGGGGTCGTGGAAGGGGTCAGATGACCTTCAACCTGGAGGATTTGGGCATAGGAAGGGGAGACAGCCTGCCCCCCACCACCTTTAAGCCCTCACCCCTCTTCCCTGTGAGTGTGCACATGGAGTCAGGGCTTGTAACATAGCCTAGACTTACCTTGCCGCTGTTGCTTATAGTGCTCTTGTCTTGAGAGTCACAAAATTAAAATAATTACAGTTATCTAATattactagtaatgtaatggatacatgttttgtttttctcTTAGAGGCATTTTTTCTCTCTGAGGTACAATATCATTTGTATGGACACTGACTGGTTTAGACACACAGTATTGCCTACCATCCTCTAACTGGGTTGCAGTATTTTGAAATACTGTATAGTAATTTAAATGTAGTAATGTCTTTACTTAGTGCTAGTATTGTGGCGCTATAACAACCCAGCCTCTTGATCTGTTCCCCCTCCCTAATCTCAGCCCATGGCAGTCCAGCCTGTGCCCctgcagacaggagaggaggtggagtACATGCTGGCTCTGAAACAGGAGCTGAGGGCTGCCAACAAGACCCTGCCCTTCTATATCAGACGGGCCGCTCCCAAAAGAGGTAAGCCAGCACACACAGGATTGAAGGCAGCGTTAGCAATGCACAAAGTAAACGGCAATATCAGGGCAATTTCCACGAACAAGTAAGGGCATTGAAGCGTGAGGCTCTGCCATTTTGGTCCCATAGCTATCACATTATAGCTATTGAATTGCACATGCACAGCTACTCTATGATACTCGGTGAGTGCATTGTCTTGCATTGTGCTCATCTGCAACATCTGCGGTGCTGCTCGTTGCAATGTCATATTGCAGAGTCTCATTTTAAGGAGTGGAGAAATCATAGAATGTTATTAACCGTGATTGAGCTAAGTTCCAAAGTCATGTGGTTAATGTTATTTGTAAACATTTAAAGAAAATTGCAAGTTTTTGTTGTGTCATTTGTCGCGCGTGAAATAATTTCGTAAGTCCCTTTAGGTAACCAATTGATCAGCTGTCCATGTAAACCGGATTGTAAGGGCAAAGCATGTAAATGTTTAAATCAATCTATTATATTGTCAAAGTATTCACAATAATCAGGTTATTGAATGCATGTAAAAGTACCTAGTTATGATGGATGTTAATGTGTCAGACAAATGGTATAGAAGGTTTTGTAATGGAGTGTCATACTTGTTTTCCTTTGCTAGTATTATATGAGTAGGACGTTGTTAGTTGTAATTATGCTGTTGTTTCCATTGTAGATGTTGATCGCTACTCTGATAAGTACCAGAGTGGAGAGCCCAAGGACAGTGCCATCGAGTGGAGCCCAGGTGAGTAATGATGGGCTGGTTTGTGGAAATACTGGGGGTTAGAATCTGCACCCAACTGATCACAGAACAGCTGTCTCTTTCATTAACTATTTAGTTCTCTGTACCACTTTCCTGCTGCTTGTAGTCTTCAGCGGCAACGCCGAGCCAGGCTGAGTTTGttctttttctgtttttttttcttttgatGCAGTGTTGGTATATGTCCAGCAGATGGTGCCAGACAAGTCCATTTCTGGTCTGAATTTGTCAGATTTTTTATCTTGTGCTGTGGTGTCATTATTCCTTATACCGTGAATAAGATCCATTATGGCGTGTTTTTTGTGATGTGTATTTTTCTGTGTTAACATGTTTCTCTTTTTCTATGGTTCTGTTTCAGACTGGAGCAGATTACCTAAAGAGCTTTGCATTAAAGTGAGGAAGCCTCTGGCTAAAAGTGAGTACTTTGTCTGAAAGGCCTTGAGATTTGTGTGTGGAATTCAAACTTTGTGGACGCCATGTATTGTTTTCAATTGAGAATTTATTTTCCCCCAGATACTCAATAAGTGAACTTTCATCCACATATTTTCTTAGCTACTTACTTTGGCCTTTGAATTCCTCGCGAAACACTTTTGAACCGCTTCCCACCCCTTTCTGTCAAGGGCTGTAACCAGGGTTTGAGTTTTAGCAAAAATGACCCCAGCCATTCTCAACTTGGCTGCTGTAGGTTTGTTCACCTTAGTCGTTCTACAAACACATCGCCTATTAGTTTTATAATTGTAATGTGATGTGAGAAATTGTTCACACTGACATGTAGCGTCAGGGACGAAATGGAAAACGTATGGCATTTTAGAACTTTGTTTGCATGTTAACCTAGGCCTATAGGGAAGATAGGCCATGTGAGGATGTTCATATTCAAACATatcatcatttacatttacatttaagtcatttagcagacgctcttatccatcATTTTTGTAAGTTCTTATCTTGTTTGATAAGATAAGTACATATTTTCTGAGGCCCAAGTTTAGGAAGCACTGTATTAACTTCTCTCTCTGcttgcttcctctctcctctgctaccTCCTGCATGAATTGCAGCCTGCCTCAGCCTCAACACTGAGTGCCACACgcccacatcactgtctgtctcagtagcctactctctgtaAAGGAAACCTATTATGAGAACGTATTGGTGTATCGTTTGCTCCTGCTGAGGTAGGATGAAGTAAGAAGCTAAGTAATACTAGCCAGAGACCTTCAACGTTACTGCAATAGAAGTCTCTGCCGGCAGCTAGCCACCTAACTGGCTGACATAACTGACTCTTTACCAATTGTGCATTATCCGAGGGTCAGTTTTCGTTTGGGGGATGTCTGTAGATACGAACGGAGTCGCGAGACGGTTTTAAAATGGCATTTTGTCCGAAGTCTCGCAAACGCACTTTCCGCAGCATCTCTCCTTGTTTACTCGAACTGACTGTGGGCTGGGGTATTTCGTTTCACATCTCAGGCCCTCATGAGGCCTGTGTCACGAGAGGGTGGAGTTAGCCTTTTGAGAGACTGGTGAATGTTTTCCTAAAAAGTCAAATCCAGGAGGCATATCCGGGGGACGCAGGTGAACATAACGAACAAACCACTGTTCAtgcaacgctgctgtgtttttcacgctcaactatttcctgtgtgtatcaagaatggtcaactacccaaaggacatccagctatactcagtatatacagtgcattcggaaagtattcagactccttccccttttccactttttgttaccttacagccttattctccaGTGGAAtttaatcaagttgtagaaacatctcaaggatgatcaatggaaacaggatgcatctcaatttcaagtctcatagcaaagggtctgaatacttatgtgtataaggtatttacgttttttatttttaataaatctaaacaaaaatctaaaaacctgttatcCCTTTGTCgttatgtggtgttgtgtgtagatttttatttaatttttatttaataaattaaagaataaggctgtaatgtaacaaaatgtgtaaaaagttaaagggtctaaatactttccaaagtgtgtgtgtgtgtattagaggtcaaccgattctGATTtttcgataccgattattggatgaccataaaaagccgatactgattaatcgtCCGAGTttttttgaaaaatgtatttatttatttatttgtaattatgacaattacaacaatactgaatgtaCACTTTTATTttcacttaatataatacatcaatcaaatcaatttagcctcaaataaataatgaaacatgttcaatttggtttaaataatgcaaaagcaaagtgttggagaagaaagtaaaagtgcaatttgtgctatgtaagaaagctaacatttaagttccttgctcagaacatgagaacatatgaaagctggtggttccttttaacatgagtcttcaatattcccaggtaagaagttttaggttgtagttattataggaattataggactatttgtctctaccatttgtatttcattaacttttgaatattggatgttcttataggaactttagtattgccagtgtaacagtatagcttccgtccctctcctcgcccctacctgggctcgaaccaggaacacaacagccaccctcgaagcatcgttacccatcgctccacaaaagcagcgggcggcccttgcagagcaaggggaacaactactccaagtctcagcgcgagtgacgtttgaaaagcTATTCGCgctcaccccgctaactagctagccatttcacatcggttacaccagcctaatctcgggagttgataggcttgaagtcataaacagctcaatgcttgaagcattgtgatgagctgctggcaaacgcacgaaagtgctgtttgaatgaatgcttacgagcctgctgctgcctaccactgctcagtcagaatgctctatcaaatatcaaatcatagacttaattataacataataacacacagaaatatgagccttaggtcattaatatggtcaaatccggaaactataatttagaaatgaaaacatttattctttcagtgaaatatggaaccgttccgtattttatctaacgggtggcatccataagtctaaatattccggttgcattgcacaaccttcaatgttatgtcacaaTTACCTAAAATTCTGGCGAATaggttcgcaacgagccaggcggcccaaactgctgcatataccccgactctgcgtgcaatgaacgcaagagaagtgacacaatttccctcgtttaatattgcctgctaacatgaatttattttaactaaatatgcaggtttaaaaatatatacttgtgtattgattttaagaaaagcattgatgtttatggttaggtacatattggtgcaacgacagtgctttttttcgctaatgcgcttgttaaatcacccgtttggcgaagtaggctataattcaatgataaattaacaggcaccgcatcgattatatgcaacgcaggacaagctagataaactagtaatatcatcaaccaagtgtagttaactagtgattatgttaagattgattgttttttataagatacgtttaatgctagctagcaccttaccttggctccttgctgcactcgcataacaggtagtcagcctgccacgcagtctcattgcactccaccgatttttatgaaaacttgaaattggccctaattaatcagccattacGATTAATCGTAATTAACCTCTaatatatacacagttgaagtcggaagtttgcatacaccttagccaaatacacttaaactctgtttttcacaattcctgacattttatccgagtagaaattccctgtcttaggtcagttaggatcaccactttttttaagaaatgtgaattgtcagaataatagtagagagaatggttTAATGATTTCATTAATTTAATGAATTAATtgtttatttctttcatcgcattcccagtgggtcagaagtttacatacactcaattagtattttgtagcattgcctttaaattgtttaactcaagtcaaatgttttgggtagccttccacaagttccacaataagttgggtgaattttggcccattcctcctgacatagctggtataactgagtcaggtttgtaggcctccttgcttgcacacgctttttcagttcagcccacaaatattctataggattgaggtcagggctttgtgatggtcactccaataccttgactttgttgtccttaagccattttgccacaactttggaagtatgcttggggtcattgtccatttggaagacccatttgcgaccaagctttaacttcctgactgatgtcttgagatgttgcttcaatatatccacttaatattcctccctcatgatgtcatctattttgtgaagtgcaccagtccctcctgcagcaaagcacccccacaacatggtgcttccacccccgtgcttcacggtcgggatggtgttctttggcttgcaagcctccccctttttcctccaaacataaggatggtcattatggccaaacagtgtatatactgtgtatataatatatatgtacATGTGTATATAGATGTAGATACATTTATTCACAAGGTCCTGACCTCTGTGTTCTCATATGTTGTTACGGCCATACTTCTGTCTTGTGCCATTTGTTGTCATGTATGTTCTCCTTTTTTATCTACTTACTTTTCCGTTCTTCTCTTCTAGGACATCCACCCCACGTTAAACAGCCAAAGAAACCTCTTGTGGGAAAAGAGGAGATTCTCACCAAGCTGGAGGTTGGATACTACAGAAATTACTAACCTTTCTTCGAAAGACTAGAGATCATACATTTATTCCCTTTAGTTACTCCTAATTGAGGGAGATTTGCATATACCCTGCTCTGGTTTTGATGTTTCGTGGAAATTCCCACTCTTCAGACTCTCGAAAAGAAAGAAGAGGCGGTGAactctgaggaagaggaagacgggGAGAAAAAGAAGACGAACGAGGAAGAAGAACAGCCAGAGGAAGAGGACTACGAGGAAGACTTTGAAGAGGTAAGGGGTATTGGCGACTGATGTGGCCCATTTACGTTTTGTAACCGTCTCCTCTTGGAACCTGATTGCTATGGTCAGGGTTTTATGTGTAAAAAATAGTTCAAATGCCAGTTGAGATAAAGGGCGGCGAGTAACACTGATGCTAACAACACTCATTTATCATAATAGATACTCAAACGCTATTCACAAAATATAGAAGTGCATAAACAGTGTTTAAGGTGTGTTTAGGCTTCTTAAAATCCACACCTTCTCATCAGAGGTCCATGAGCTGGTAATAGCCGTATTTTGGTGGTTAAACCCCCCCCCCTCATATAAGCCGAAAATAAAAACATTGCCAGGCGCATTGTCCAGcagaaaatatcctgatgaaaatACATATCTTCTATAAGTCACTTTGGCTATGCATGGAGATTGGTTCAGGTTGTCTTTCAATCATCAGTCGATTATTCCTGTCTGTCTTGAGCTCGTGCTCTTGCTTGCAAACTTGGCCACATTTTATCAACTGGATCCGGCCTTCAGTTTCCCGTGCCATTGAGTTTGTGACAGACATGGCTGTATTTACTCAGGCCGTAAGTGTTCTATGATGTTTTGCGAGATTCACCTCTCCAAATGAGGACTCACTGAAATGTCATGCAAGTTCACAAAGGGGGAGTATTTTGATTAAGTAAGATGCCTTCCTCTAATGTATGGTTGAATAGCTATGTCATACATGCTAAAAACAGTGCAAattaaactagctagctactatacCAAGAAGGTACAGACAAGTGGAAAAATGAAGCGACactgaaacagagaatgttgaCAAGCCAGCCGGACCGAGGGAGAAGTGCATAGAGCCATTGTTCCCTTGGTAGGCTATCATTACTCCTTGCATAGCTCAATATTAATTGCAACCGACTCGATTCCATATGTGGTGTCATTTGGCAGCGGGGCACCCTTGCAAATTCAAATCTGGTCTTACAGTGGGTCTCACAAGTTTTTCCTAATGGAAACGCTGCTTCTCATCTGCGTTCCAGGATACCGACTACATCATGTCTTACTTTGACAACGGAGAGGAGTTTGGAGGGGACAGCGAGGACAACATGGACGAAGCTACTTACTGAGAGACCGTGCGAGTGCTGATAACACCAAATAGACTAGAAGAGGAGGCCTTAAGTAATCGTCCCCGTGGACGCAGTTACAGTATTTGAATTACTTGTGGAGTCACTGGCCATGCTGCTGTTCAGCCATGACAGATATA includes:
- the LOC135552107 gene encoding DNA-directed RNA polymerase III subunit RPC7-like isoform X1, with product MAGRGRGRGRGQMTFNLEDLGIGRGDSLPPTTFKPSPLFPPMAVQPVPLQTGEEVEYMLALKQELRAANKTLPFYIRRAAPKRDVDRYSDKYQSGEPKDSAIEWSPVLVYVQQMVPDKSISDWSRLPKELCIKVRKPLAKRHPPHVKQPKKPLVGKEEILTKLETLEKKEEAVNSEEEEDGEKKKTNEEEEQPEEEDYEEDFEEDTDYIMSYFDNGEEFGGDSEDNMDEATY
- the LOC135552107 gene encoding DNA-directed RNA polymerase III subunit RPC7-like isoform X2; this encodes MAGRGRGRGRGQMTFNLEDLGIGRGDSLPPTTFKPSPLFPPMAVQPVPLQTGEEVEYMLALKQELRAANKTLPFYIRRAAPKRDVDRYSDKYQSGEPKDSAIEWSPDWSRLPKELCIKVRKPLAKRHPPHVKQPKKPLVGKEEILTKLETLEKKEEAVNSEEEEDGEKKKTNEEEEQPEEEDYEEDFEEDTDYIMSYFDNGEEFGGDSEDNMDEATY